A stretch of the Lolium perenne isolate Kyuss_39 chromosome 3, Kyuss_2.0, whole genome shotgun sequence genome encodes the following:
- the LOC127343809 gene encoding probable glutamate carboxypeptidase LAMP1 isoform X2, protein MAPPHVGDDTSTRTPLIAAPPYLPRRAAAWLHPLPLLVAAALATYYHLLAAPAPSYYHALFLTLGSNDTAAAHLRALTARPHLAGSEANAAAAEHVVSMLASLSFPTRVTPYSVLLSYPAHRSLSLSAPGHHTTAFALVQDTYPDDPNAAVSAEVVPTFLAYSASGSAAAEAVYANYGRAEDYAFLAARGVNVTGKVAVARYGKVYRGDKVINARLAGAAAAVIYTDFKDYAPGKAFPDGPWMPPTGVQVGSTFKGVGDPTTPMWPSSEGCERVSIAEAMASDDMPGIPALPVSGRDGEEILQLIGGDVAPEDWQGGEGAPVYRLGPGPAVLNLTYTGNETMATIQNVIAVIEGKEEPDRYVILGNHRDAWTFGAADPNSGTAALLELAQRLSKLQNKGWRPRRTIILCNWDAEEYGLIGSTEWVEENRAMLTSKTVAYLNVDIGVCNSGFDASATPQLDELLKQASKQVPNPDNGTESLYDMWMASDSSLIGRLGGGSSDYSAFVQHIGIPSVDMSIGSDYAVYHSLYDDFTWMEKYGDPMFRRHVAVASMWGLLALRLSDEEILPFNYSSYVAELEKGAVGINERVLGMPVSLSPLHKSIKEFDRAVLKVDSELETRNFWSPWRNNPLKVRDLNDRLMMTERAFTEREGLSGRPWYKHMIYGPSLYNDYGAEVYPGVDDAIQTAKKTNTSESWQSVQHEIHRIARIISQAALVLSGQLT, encoded by the exons ATGGCGCCTCCCCACGTCGGGGACGACACCTCCACGCGGACACCGCTCATCGCCGCCCCTCCTTATCTTCCTCGCCGGGCGGCCGCGTGGCTCCACCCGCTCCCTCTCCTCGTCGCCGCGGCGCTCGCCACCTACTACCACCTCCTCGCCGCGCCGGCCCCCTCCTACTACCACGCCCTCTTCCTCACCCTGGGCTCCAACgacaccgccgccgcccacctccgcgCGCTCACCGCCCGCCCCCACCTCGCGGGCAGCGAGGCCAACGCCGCCGCCGCGGAGCACGTCGTCTCCATGCtcgcctccctctccttccccacCCGCGTCACGCCCTACTCCGTCCTCCTCTCCTACCCGGCCCAccgctccctctccctctccgccCCCGGCCACCACACCACCGCCTTCGCTTTGGTGCAGGACACCTACCCCGACGACCCCAACGCCGCCGTCTCGGCGGAGGTCGTCCCCACCTTCCTCGCCTACTCCGCGtccggctccgccgccgccgaggcGGTCTACGCCAACTACGGCCGCGCGGAGGACTACGCCTTCCTCGCCGCCCGCGGCGTGAACGTCACGGGCAAGGTCGCGGTCGCGCGCTACGGCAAGGTGTACCGCGGCGACAAAGTGATAAACGCCCGCCTcgctggcgcggcggcggcggtgataTACACCGATTTCAAGGACTACGCGCCCGGGAAGGCCTTTCCGGATGGGCCGTGGATGCCGCCCACCGGCGTGCAGGTCGGGAGCACCTTCAAGGGGGTCGGGGACCCCACGACGCCGATGTGGCCGTCGTCCGAAGGGTGCGAGCGCGTTAGCATCGCCGAGGCGATGGCCTCGGACGACATGCCGGGGATACCGGCGCTGCCGGTTTCGGGGAGGGACGGGGAGGAGATACTGCAGCTCATTGGGGGAGATGTCGCGCCAGAGGATTGGCAAGGCGGCGAGGGCGCGCCGGTTTACCGTCTTGGCCCCGGGCCGGCGGTGCTCAATCTGACTTATACA GGGAATGAGACGATGGCTACTATTCAGAATGTTATTGCGGTGATTGAAGGGAAAGAAGAACCTGATAG GTACGTTATCCTTGGCAACCATCGTGATGCATGGACATTTGGGGCAGCTGACCCGAACAGCGGAACGGCAGCCTTGCTTGAG CTAGCTCAAAGGTTGTCTAAGCTACAAAACAAGGGTTGGAGACCTCGTCGGACAATCATTTTGTGTAACTGGGATGCCGAAGAGTACGGattg ATAGGGTCAACTGAATGGGTTGAAGAGAACAGAGCAATGCTAACTTCAAAGACTGTTGCTTACCTGAATGTAGATATTGGGGTCTGTAATTCTGGATTTGACGCATCAGCCACTCCTCAACTTGATGAGTTGCTTAAGCAAGCGAGCAAACAG GTTCCAAATCCTGATAATGGAACAGAAAGTCTGTATGACATGTGGATGGCTTCTGATAGTTCTCTG ATTGGAAGGTTAGGAGGTGGAAGTTCAGATTATTCGGCCTTTGTTCAACATATTGGTATTCCTTCAGTTGATATGTCTATTGGGTCAG ATTATGCCGTGTACCATAGCCTGTACGATGACTTCACATGGATGGAAAAGTATGGAGATCCCATGTTCCGCAGGCATGTCGCAG TGGCAAGCATGTGGGGGCTTCTAGCTTTGAGGCTTTCGGATGAGGAGATCCTACCTTTCAACTACAGTTCTTATGTTGCAGAGCTTGAG AAAGGTGCGGTGGGTATAAATGAGAGAGTACTAGGAATGCCTGTCAGCTTATCTCCCCTCCACAAGTCAATCAAAGAGTTCGACAGGGCAGTTCTAAAAGTGGACTCTGAACTGGAG ACACGGAATTTTTGGTCCCCTTGGCGAAACAATCCATTGAAGGTAAGAGATCTCAATGACCGGTTGATGATGACTGAACGAGCGTTCACAGAGCGGGAAGGactgtccgggagaccatggtacAAACACATGAT CTATGGACCTTCACTGTACAACGATTATGGGGCGGAGGTGTAtccaggtgttgatgatgccattcaGACAGCAAAGAAAACAAATACTTCTGAGTCCTGGCAATCTGTACAGCATGAGATTCACAGGATTGCTAGAATCATCAGCCAAGCCGCATTAGTCCTCAGCGGACAGTTAACATGA
- the LOC127343809 gene encoding probable glutamate carboxypeptidase LAMP1 isoform X1, with protein MAPPHVGDDTSTRTPLIAAPPYLPRRAAAWLHPLPLLVAAALATYYHLLAAPAPSYYHALFLTLGSNDTAAAHLRALTARPHLAGSEANAAAAEHVVSMLASLSFPTRVTPYSVLLSYPAHRSLSLSAPGHHTTAFALVQDTYPDDPNAAVSAEVVPTFLAYSASGSAAAEAVYANYGRAEDYAFLAARGVNVTGKVAVARYGKVYRGDKVINARLAGAAAAVIYTDFKDYAPGKAFPDGPWMPPTGVQVGSTFKGVGDPTTPMWPSSEGCERVSIAEAMASDDMPGIPALPVSGRDGEEILQLIGGDVAPEDWQGGEGAPVYRLGPGPAVLNLTYTGNETMATIQNVIAVIEGKEEPDRYVILGNHRDAWTFGAADPNSGTAALLELAQRLSKLQNKGWRPRRTIILCNWDAEEYGLIGSTEWVEENRAMLTSKTVAYLNVDIGVCNSGFDASATPQLDELLKQASKQVPNPDNGTESLYDMWMASDSSLIGRLGGGSSDYSAFVQHIGIPSVDMSIGSDYAVYHSLYDDFTWMEKYGDPMFRRHVAVASMWGLLALRLSDEEILPFNYSSYVAELEKGAVGINERVLGMPVSLSPLHKSIKEFDRAVLKVDSELEVLQTRNFWSPWRNNPLKVRDLNDRLMMTERAFTEREGLSGRPWYKHMIYGPSLYNDYGAEVYPGVDDAIQTAKKTNTSESWQSVQHEIHRIARIISQAALVLSGQLT; from the exons ATGGCGCCTCCCCACGTCGGGGACGACACCTCCACGCGGACACCGCTCATCGCCGCCCCTCCTTATCTTCCTCGCCGGGCGGCCGCGTGGCTCCACCCGCTCCCTCTCCTCGTCGCCGCGGCGCTCGCCACCTACTACCACCTCCTCGCCGCGCCGGCCCCCTCCTACTACCACGCCCTCTTCCTCACCCTGGGCTCCAACgacaccgccgccgcccacctccgcgCGCTCACCGCCCGCCCCCACCTCGCGGGCAGCGAGGCCAACGCCGCCGCCGCGGAGCACGTCGTCTCCATGCtcgcctccctctccttccccacCCGCGTCACGCCCTACTCCGTCCTCCTCTCCTACCCGGCCCAccgctccctctccctctccgccCCCGGCCACCACACCACCGCCTTCGCTTTGGTGCAGGACACCTACCCCGACGACCCCAACGCCGCCGTCTCGGCGGAGGTCGTCCCCACCTTCCTCGCCTACTCCGCGtccggctccgccgccgccgaggcGGTCTACGCCAACTACGGCCGCGCGGAGGACTACGCCTTCCTCGCCGCCCGCGGCGTGAACGTCACGGGCAAGGTCGCGGTCGCGCGCTACGGCAAGGTGTACCGCGGCGACAAAGTGATAAACGCCCGCCTcgctggcgcggcggcggcggtgataTACACCGATTTCAAGGACTACGCGCCCGGGAAGGCCTTTCCGGATGGGCCGTGGATGCCGCCCACCGGCGTGCAGGTCGGGAGCACCTTCAAGGGGGTCGGGGACCCCACGACGCCGATGTGGCCGTCGTCCGAAGGGTGCGAGCGCGTTAGCATCGCCGAGGCGATGGCCTCGGACGACATGCCGGGGATACCGGCGCTGCCGGTTTCGGGGAGGGACGGGGAGGAGATACTGCAGCTCATTGGGGGAGATGTCGCGCCAGAGGATTGGCAAGGCGGCGAGGGCGCGCCGGTTTACCGTCTTGGCCCCGGGCCGGCGGTGCTCAATCTGACTTATACA GGGAATGAGACGATGGCTACTATTCAGAATGTTATTGCGGTGATTGAAGGGAAAGAAGAACCTGATAG GTACGTTATCCTTGGCAACCATCGTGATGCATGGACATTTGGGGCAGCTGACCCGAACAGCGGAACGGCAGCCTTGCTTGAG CTAGCTCAAAGGTTGTCTAAGCTACAAAACAAGGGTTGGAGACCTCGTCGGACAATCATTTTGTGTAACTGGGATGCCGAAGAGTACGGattg ATAGGGTCAACTGAATGGGTTGAAGAGAACAGAGCAATGCTAACTTCAAAGACTGTTGCTTACCTGAATGTAGATATTGGGGTCTGTAATTCTGGATTTGACGCATCAGCCACTCCTCAACTTGATGAGTTGCTTAAGCAAGCGAGCAAACAG GTTCCAAATCCTGATAATGGAACAGAAAGTCTGTATGACATGTGGATGGCTTCTGATAGTTCTCTG ATTGGAAGGTTAGGAGGTGGAAGTTCAGATTATTCGGCCTTTGTTCAACATATTGGTATTCCTTCAGTTGATATGTCTATTGGGTCAG ATTATGCCGTGTACCATAGCCTGTACGATGACTTCACATGGATGGAAAAGTATGGAGATCCCATGTTCCGCAGGCATGTCGCAG TGGCAAGCATGTGGGGGCTTCTAGCTTTGAGGCTTTCGGATGAGGAGATCCTACCTTTCAACTACAGTTCTTATGTTGCAGAGCTTGAG AAAGGTGCGGTGGGTATAAATGAGAGAGTACTAGGAATGCCTGTCAGCTTATCTCCCCTCCACAAGTCAATCAAAGAGTTCGACAGGGCAGTTCTAAAAGTGGACTCTGAACTGGAG GTTCTACAGACACGGAATTTTTGGTCCCCTTGGCGAAACAATCCATTGAAGGTAAGAGATCTCAATGACCGGTTGATGATGACTGAACGAGCGTTCACAGAGCGGGAAGGactgtccgggagaccatggtacAAACACATGAT CTATGGACCTTCACTGTACAACGATTATGGGGCGGAGGTGTAtccaggtgttgatgatgccattcaGACAGCAAAGAAAACAAATACTTCTGAGTCCTGGCAATCTGTACAGCATGAGATTCACAGGATTGCTAGAATCATCAGCCAAGCCGCATTAGTCCTCAGCGGACAGTTAACATGA